TGGCGGGCCATGGTCCGGACGAGGAACGACGCCTCCTTCGCCCGTAAGCGGTACCGCATCCCGTCCGCAGACAGTGGGGGAGGAAAAGGCCCGATATGGTGCGCCGAACGTCTCGGCCAGACCCTGACGTTCCTTCCCGACGGCCGGGTCGTCGAGACCGGGGGCGGGCACGGGGACCACGACGACCCCGACTTCTATGTCTACAACGACGTCTTTGTCCACGGCCCGGACGGGAGCCTGGCCGTGTACTGCTACCCGGTCGAAGCCTTTCCCCCCACCGACTTCCATTCGGCCACCCTGGTCGGTGCGGAACTGGTCTTGATCGGCAACCTAGGACACCAGGACGGTGATGGCGCGGACGACGACCTGGTCCACGTGCTCTCGACGAGCGACTTCTCCGTCCGCCCCCAGCCGACCATGGGCGACGGCCCGGGCCTGGTCTGCGGGCACCGGGCCCGGCTCCTGGACGACGGCCGGATCGAGGTCAAGGGCGGCATGCTCAGCCGGTCCCGCACCGACAATCCCCACACCCACATCCTCAACCCCCGTTCGTTCGTCTGGACGAAGGCCGACTGACCGGGTCCCGCGGCGGGCCCAAATGCCCGGCAAGAGAGCCGACTTTACGGCCTCAAGGGCCCATTATAAACTATCTTTCTTGTTTTTCTGTTTGTATTGCGATACTGTGGTGGCGCGATGAGAAATTGCATTGCTCTTGCCCTCTGTGTTTCGACGGCGGCGGCAGCCCACGCGGCCAACTTTGTCGTCGACTCGTTCTTTGACAGCGTCCCCGAGTCGGCTGCGGTCACCGGCAGCGACATGGCGTCGACCTACGCGGTCGGCTCGATGTTCGGCGGGTCGCGCGGCGTCGCGGCCTGGGAGGACAATTCGGTGTACGGCCTGAACTCGAGCATCAACGTCTTGCGGGGCGTCGCGCTCATGAGCAACGACGCCGGCAACTCGGCTGATTTCCTCTTTGCCTACCTGGCCACGGACGCGGCGTCGGGGACGTTCACGATCGACAACTCGCGGAACGTCGACATGTCCGGCGTGACCGGGTTCGCGATCGACGTCTTGTCGAGCGACAAGCCGTTTGACCTTGTCGTCAACCTGTGGGGCGGCGGTATCGACGCCTGGAAGAAATCGTTCGGCCCGGTCGCTTCACCCACGACCATCACCATCGACGAGTCGGACATCTGGATCGACCAAAACGCCGACATGTCCGCCATCGACTACTTCACGATTGAGTTCCACACCGTTCCCGACGGTGACATCGCCATCACCCAGATCCGCGCCGTGCCGGAGCCGGGTTCGCTCGCCCTCTTGGGCTTCGGCCTCGCGGCCTTGGCCCGACGCCGTAAGGGCTGACACGCCCCCTATGCCGACCGGTCACGGGGATTCCCATTCCCGAGACCGGTCGACGGCAAGCCGCCACTTCGCCAGCCTCGCCGCCCGTTCGTCGGCACCCATGCGCGGCTCAAACCGGCGATCCTCCTGCCATTGGCCGGCGATCTCCTCGGCGTCGCGCCAGAAGCCGACCGCCAACCCGGCCAGATAGGCCGCCCCCAACGCCGTGGTCTCGGTGGTCCGCGGCCGGACCACCGGCACCCCCAGGATGTCGGCCTGGAACTGCATGAGCAGGTCGTTCGTGGAGGCCCCACCGTCGACGCGGAGCTCGTCCAGCCTCAGGCCCGCGTCCTGCTCCATCGCGGCCAGGACGTCCGCAGATTGGAACGCGACGGACTCGAGGGCCGCCCGGGCCAAGTGGGCGCCCGTGGTGCCGCGGGTCAGCCCGTGGACGCTGCCCCGCGCGTAGCTGTCCCAGTGGGGCGCGCCGAGTCCGACAAAGGCGGGCACCATGTAGACGCCGCCGCTGTCCGGCACGCTGGCCGCCAACGCCTCGACCTCTCCGCTCTCGCGGATGACCCCGAGGCCGTCGCGCAGCCACTGCACCACCGCGCCGGCGACGAAGACACTGCCTTCCAGGGCGAACTGGGGCGCCCCCTCCAGCGGACAGGCCGCCGTCGTCAGCAGCCGCGCCTGGCTGTGCACCGCCTTCCCGCCCGTGTTGATGAGCATGAAGCACCCTGTCCCGTAGGTGTTTTTGGCCATGCCCGGCCCATGGCAGCCTTGGCCGAAGAGGGCGGCCTGCTGGTCGCCCGCCACGCCGGCGACGGGGACCTGGGCGCCGAGCAGGCCGGGGGCGGTCGCGCCGAAGACGCCGCTTGAACTCCGGACTTCGGGGAGCATCGCCCGGGGGACGCCGAAGATGTCGAGGAGCTCGTCGTCCCAGCGCCCGGCGAAGGTGTCGAACAAGAGCGTCCGTGACGCGTTGGTCACGTCGGTGGCGTGGACCTCCCCGCCGGTCAATCGGTACAAGAGCCACGAGTCGACGGTGCCGAAGGCGAGGTCGCCCCGCTCGGCCGACTTCCGCGCCCCCGGCACGTTGTCGAGGAGCCATGCCACC
This is a stretch of genomic DNA from Fimbriimonadaceae bacterium. It encodes these proteins:
- a CDS encoding PEP-CTERM sorting domain-containing protein — protein: MRNCIALALCVSTAAAAHAANFVVDSFFDSVPESAAVTGSDMASTYAVGSMFGGSRGVAAWEDNSVYGLNSSINVLRGVALMSNDAGNSADFLFAYLATDAASGTFTIDNSRNVDMSGVTGFAIDVLSSDKPFDLVVNLWGGGIDAWKKSFGPVASPTTITIDESDIWIDQNADMSAIDYFTIEFHTVPDGDIAITQIRAVPEPGSLALLGFGLAALARRRKG
- the glpK gene encoding glycerol kinase GlpK; its protein translation is MSAISTILALDQGTTSSRAVLFDDRGVAVGFAQKEFGQVFPRPGWVEHDPAEIWGTQVGVAQEALARAGVRAGDVAAIGIANQRETVVVWDRRSGEPVHNAVVWQDRRTAGLCDELKARGLEPRVREKTGLVLDPYFSGTKVAWLLDNVPGARKSAERGDLAFGTVDSWLLYRLTGGEVHATDVTNASRTLLFDTFAGRWDDELLDIFGVPRAMLPEVRSSSGVFGATAPGLLGAQVPVAGVAGDQQAALFGQGCHGPGMAKNTYGTGCFMLINTGGKAVHSQARLLTTAACPLEGAPQFALEGSVFVAGAVVQWLRDGLGVIRESGEVEALAASVPDSGGVYMVPAFVGLGAPHWDSYARGSVHGLTRGTTGAHLARAALESVAFQSADVLAAMEQDAGLRLDELRVDGGASTNDLLMQFQADILGVPVVRPRTTETTALGAAYLAGLAVGFWRDAEEIAGQWQEDRRFEPRMGADERAARLAKWRLAVDRSREWESP